One genomic window of Cupriavidus malaysiensis includes the following:
- the hydA gene encoding dihydropyrimidinase, producing MPAHDTLDLVIRNADVVTASDRFQCDIGVRDGRIAVLGHDLPRGAREVDATGLLALPGGVDGHCHLDQPMPDGLRMADDFFTGTRAAVCGGTTTVIPFAAQEKGGSLQAAVDDYHRRAEGRAVADYGFHLIVADPTPKVLREELPALIRRGYTSFKVYMTYDDLKLSDREMLSVLEVAKENGALVMVHAENADCISWLTDKLIGEGRIAPRFHGLARPAAVEREATHRAITFAELVDVPILIVHVSGQEAIEQIRWAQGRGLRILAETCPQYLYLTADDMGLSGDHGYEGAKCVCSPPPRDFENQAAVWRALAGGVFSVFSSDHAPFNYDDPAGKQPGGERPSFDHIPNGVPGIETRLPLLFDGIARGKLTLHQFVALTSYRPARLYGLYPRKGTIAVGADADIVLWDPARKVRIANAELHHAVDYTPYEGIEVTGWPVHCFSRGEMLVEGGRYLEPLAGRGRFLAAGVPVMD from the coding sequence ATGCCCGCCCACGACACCCTCGATCTCGTCATCCGCAACGCCGACGTGGTGACCGCATCGGACCGCTTCCAGTGCGACATCGGCGTACGCGACGGCCGCATCGCGGTGCTCGGCCACGACCTGCCGCGCGGCGCGCGCGAAGTGGATGCCACCGGCCTGCTCGCGCTGCCCGGCGGCGTCGACGGCCACTGCCACCTCGACCAGCCGATGCCCGACGGCCTGCGCATGGCCGACGATTTCTTCACCGGCACGCGCGCCGCCGTGTGCGGCGGCACCACCACCGTGATCCCCTTCGCCGCGCAGGAGAAAGGCGGCTCGCTGCAGGCCGCGGTGGACGACTACCACCGCCGCGCCGAAGGACGCGCCGTGGCCGACTACGGCTTCCACCTGATCGTCGCCGACCCCACGCCGAAGGTGCTGCGCGAGGAACTGCCCGCGCTGATCCGCCGCGGCTACACCTCGTTCAAGGTCTACATGACCTACGACGACCTCAAGCTGTCCGACCGCGAGATGCTGTCGGTGCTCGAGGTGGCCAAGGAGAACGGCGCGCTGGTGATGGTGCACGCGGAAAACGCCGACTGCATCTCCTGGCTCACCGACAAGCTGATCGGCGAAGGACGCATCGCCCCGCGCTTCCACGGCCTGGCCCGCCCGGCCGCGGTCGAGCGCGAAGCCACCCACCGCGCCATCACCTTCGCCGAACTGGTCGACGTGCCCATCCTGATCGTGCACGTCTCCGGCCAGGAAGCCATCGAACAGATCCGCTGGGCCCAGGGCCGCGGCCTGCGCATCCTCGCCGAGACCTGCCCGCAATACCTCTACCTGACCGCCGATGACATGGGCCTGTCCGGCGACCATGGCTATGAAGGTGCCAAGTGCGTGTGCAGCCCGCCGCCGCGCGACTTCGAGAACCAGGCCGCGGTCTGGCGCGCGCTGGCCGGCGGCGTGTTCAGCGTGTTCTCCTCCGACCACGCGCCCTTCAACTACGACGACCCGGCCGGCAAGCAGCCTGGCGGCGAACGCCCGTCCTTCGACCATATCCCCAACGGCGTGCCCGGCATCGAGACGCGGCTGCCTCTGCTGTTCGACGGCATCGCGCGCGGCAAGCTGACACTGCACCAGTTCGTCGCCCTGACCTCCTACCGGCCGGCGCGGCTGTACGGCCTGTACCCGCGCAAGGGCACCATCGCGGTCGGCGCCGATGCCGACATCGTGCTGTGGGACCCGGCGCGCAAGGTGCGCATCGCCAATGCGGAGCTGCATCATGCGGTGGACTACACGCCTTATGAGGGGATCGAGGTGACCGGGTGGCCGGTGCACTGTTTCTCGCGGGGCGAGATGCTGGTGGAGGGGGGGAGGTATCTGGAGCCCCTGGCGGGGCGGGGGAGGTTTTTGGCGGCGGGGGTGCCGGTGATGGATTGA
- a CDS encoding aspartate/glutamate racemase family protein — protein MSKPIRLGMLTPSSNTALEPITSAMVSGLPGVSAHFSRFTVTEISLRDQALGQFDLDKILGAAQLLADARVDVIGWNGTSSGWLGFERDEALCRQITEATGIPATTSVLALNEILDKTGARRFGLATPYLADVQQRIVANYARSGFDCVAERHLDLHVNYSFAEVEEATIARMVRELAQTRPQAITTFCTNLRAAHLVEALEAETGIPVYDTIATVVWKSLRLAGVDTRALAGWGRLFREVE, from the coding sequence ATGAGCAAACCCATCCGCCTCGGCATGCTGACGCCGTCCTCCAACACCGCGCTGGAACCGATCACCAGCGCCATGGTGAGCGGCCTGCCGGGTGTCAGCGCGCATTTCTCGCGCTTCACCGTCACCGAGATCTCGCTGCGCGACCAGGCCCTGGGACAGTTCGACCTCGACAAGATCCTGGGCGCGGCGCAACTGCTGGCCGATGCGCGCGTCGACGTGATCGGCTGGAACGGCACCTCGTCCGGCTGGCTCGGCTTCGAGCGCGACGAAGCGCTGTGCCGCCAGATCACCGAGGCCACCGGCATCCCCGCCACCACCTCGGTGCTGGCGCTCAACGAGATCCTCGACAAGACCGGGGCACGCCGCTTCGGCCTGGCCACGCCCTACCTGGCCGACGTGCAGCAGCGCATCGTCGCCAACTACGCGCGCAGCGGCTTCGACTGCGTGGCCGAGCGCCACCTCGACCTGCACGTCAACTACAGCTTCGCCGAGGTCGAGGAAGCCACCATCGCGCGCATGGTGCGCGAGCTGGCGCAGACGCGTCCGCAGGCCATCACCACCTTCTGCACCAACCTGCGCGCGGCCCACCTGGTGGAAGCGCTCGAGGCGGAGACCGGCATCCCGGTGTACGACACCATCGCCACCGTGGTGTGGAAATCGCTGCGCCTGGCCGGCGTGGACACGCGCGCGCTGGCCGGCTGGGGCCGGCTCTTCCGCGAAGTCGAATAG
- a CDS encoding MFS transporter codes for MQTTSRAGALAETRSSVRWKIFLMMLFLIAINYIDRASLSVAMPLIAKEFDLSPTMQGLILSAFFWTYALMQVPGGMLADKYKPRIVIATATVFWGAFQALAAVCTSSTALLLTRLGLGAAEAPIYPAGGKLNAIWMTQNERGRGATLLDGGAPLGAALGAILITWLITALGSWRLSFVVAGGGTVLAGMWAWYYIRNHPREHKGVNEIEAKYIEEAQASEHRAEPANLSGRSLDFFKYRSVWCMALGWMCFNTVFYGLLTWMPNYLNKVHGFDIKAMGGASFIIFFSGFVGELIGGWIADKWKAAGGSPNRVMRTLFGIAAVVATVSIFSVAYVKDAVVVVALLSSTLFFLRWCGLFWCIPSILGTRDKVGFLGGVMNLGGNIGGISVPIIVGMIVQYTGSYFLALMFFAAAGVGLLIASTAIDYEKKLPV; via the coding sequence ATGCAAACCACCAGCCGGGCCGGCGCGCTCGCGGAGACCAGGAGCTCCGTGCGCTGGAAGATCTTCCTGATGATGCTGTTCCTCATCGCGATCAACTACATCGACCGGGCCTCGCTCTCGGTGGCGATGCCGCTGATCGCCAAGGAATTCGACCTCAGCCCGACCATGCAGGGCCTGATCCTCAGCGCCTTCTTCTGGACCTATGCCCTGATGCAGGTGCCCGGCGGCATGCTGGCCGACAAGTACAAGCCGCGCATCGTGATCGCCACCGCCACCGTGTTCTGGGGTGCCTTCCAGGCCCTGGCCGCGGTCTGCACCAGTTCCACCGCGCTGCTGCTGACGCGCCTGGGACTGGGCGCGGCGGAAGCGCCGATATACCCGGCCGGCGGCAAGCTCAACGCGATCTGGATGACGCAGAACGAGCGCGGCCGCGGCGCCACCCTGCTCGACGGCGGCGCGCCGCTGGGCGCGGCGCTGGGCGCCATCCTCATCACCTGGCTGATCACCGCGCTGGGCTCGTGGCGCCTGTCCTTCGTGGTGGCCGGCGGCGGCACGGTGCTGGCCGGGATGTGGGCCTGGTACTACATCCGCAACCATCCGCGCGAACACAAGGGCGTCAACGAGATCGAGGCGAAGTACATCGAGGAGGCCCAGGCCAGCGAGCACCGCGCCGAACCCGCCAACCTGTCGGGCCGCTCGCTCGACTTCTTCAAGTACCGCTCGGTGTGGTGCATGGCGCTCGGCTGGATGTGCTTCAACACCGTGTTCTACGGCCTGCTGACCTGGATGCCGAACTACCTGAACAAGGTGCACGGCTTCGACATCAAGGCCATGGGCGGCGCCAGCTTCATCATCTTCTTCTCCGGCTTCGTCGGCGAACTGATCGGCGGCTGGATCGCCGACAAGTGGAAGGCCGCCGGCGGCTCGCCCAACCGCGTGATGCGCACCCTATTCGGCATCGCCGCGGTGGTGGCCACCGTGTCGATCTTCTCGGTCGCCTACGTCAAGGACGCGGTGGTGGTGGTGGCGCTGCTGTCGTCCACGCTGTTCTTCCTGCGCTGGTGCGGCCTGTTCTGGTGCATCCCGTCCATCCTCGGCACCCGCGACAAGGTGGGCTTCCTCGGCGGCGTGATGAACCTGGGCGGCAATATCGGCGGCATCTCGGTGCCCATCATCGTCGGCATGATCGTGCAGTACACCGGCTCCTACTTCCTGGCGCTGATGTTCTTCGCCGCCGCCGGCGTGGGCCTGCTGATCGCCTCGACCGCCATCGACTACGAGAAGAAGCTGCCGGTGTGA
- a CDS encoding GntR family transcriptional regulator: protein MSVTQTLASTPRLRTLGMSAEIAARLRTMIEEGELPPGARVDERAFCELFDVSKTPLREALKVLVAEGLVLHRQYIGYRVAPLDLDELRATFETLHGLEALAGELAAARLSEAALAKLERRHQAMVEAHAAGRRTEYFRINQEIHQVIIDGAANPVLAGIYAALMSKVHRARGAANADTLRWQESHEEHEAIMAALREPGRPRLAAVLRHHSENTAREVLSVVERSLSEPARRLANDNRGQR, encoded by the coding sequence ATGTCTGTGACACAAACGCTTGCTTCCACCCCGCGCCTGCGCACGCTCGGCATGTCGGCCGAAATCGCCGCCCGGCTGCGGACCATGATCGAGGAGGGCGAGCTGCCGCCTGGTGCCCGCGTCGACGAGCGCGCCTTCTGCGAACTGTTCGATGTGTCGAAGACGCCGCTGCGCGAGGCACTCAAGGTGCTGGTCGCGGAGGGGCTGGTGCTGCACCGGCAGTACATCGGCTATCGCGTCGCGCCGCTCGACCTGGACGAACTGCGCGCCACCTTCGAGACCCTGCACGGGCTGGAGGCGCTGGCCGGCGAGCTGGCGGCCGCGCGGCTGTCCGAGGCCGCGCTGGCCAAGCTGGAGCGGCGCCACCAGGCCATGGTCGAAGCCCACGCCGCCGGGCGGCGCACCGAATACTTCCGCATCAACCAGGAGATCCACCAGGTCATCATCGACGGTGCCGCCAACCCGGTGCTGGCCGGCATCTATGCCGCGCTGATGAGCAAGGTGCACCGCGCGCGCGGCGCCGCCAACGCGGACACCCTGCGCTGGCAGGAATCGCATGAGGAACACGAAGCCATCATGGCCGCGCTGCGCGAGCCCGGCCGCCCGCGGCTGGCCGCGGTGCTGCGCCACCATTCCGAGAACACCGCAAGAGAAGTGCTGAGCGTGGTCGAGCGCAGCTTGTCCGAGCCCGCCCGACGCCTGGCCAACGACAACCGAGGACAACGATGA
- a CDS encoding fumarylacetoacetate hydrolase family protein: MKLVRVGKPGAERPGLIDAEGRVRDLSGVTGGIGAADLSPAGLARLAQVDVGALPVVEGERFGVPWSGIGKIVAIGLNYADHAAEAGMPLPAEPIVFLKANSSLNGPDDAVMLPFGSVKSDWEVELGVVIGTTARNVARESALQHVAGYCVVNDVSEREFQIERGGTWDKGKGCDTFCPVGPWLVTRDEVADPQALGLWLEVNGERVQQGSTATMVFDVATLVSYVSRFMTLHPGDLICTGTPPGVGMGFKPPRFLKAGDTMRLGIDGLGEQRQGVVAYGEL, encoded by the coding sequence ATGAAACTAGTACGAGTGGGCAAGCCCGGCGCCGAGCGCCCAGGCCTGATCGACGCCGAGGGCCGCGTGCGCGACCTGTCGGGCGTGACCGGCGGGATCGGCGCGGCCGACCTGTCGCCGGCCGGGCTGGCCCGGCTGGCGCAGGTGGACGTGGGCGCGCTGCCGGTGGTGGAGGGCGAGCGCTTCGGCGTGCCCTGGAGCGGCATCGGCAAGATCGTGGCGATCGGCCTGAACTATGCCGACCACGCCGCCGAGGCGGGCATGCCGCTGCCGGCCGAGCCCATCGTGTTCCTCAAGGCCAACAGCTCGCTGAACGGTCCGGACGACGCTGTGATGCTGCCCTTCGGCTCGGTCAAGAGCGACTGGGAGGTCGAGCTCGGCGTGGTGATCGGCACCACCGCGCGCAACGTGGCGCGCGAGTCGGCGCTGCAGCATGTGGCCGGCTACTGCGTGGTCAACGACGTCTCCGAGCGCGAGTTCCAGATCGAGCGCGGCGGCACCTGGGACAAGGGCAAGGGCTGCGACACCTTCTGCCCGGTCGGCCCCTGGCTGGTCACCCGCGACGAAGTGGCCGACCCGCAGGCGCTCGGCCTGTGGCTGGAGGTCAACGGCGAGCGTGTGCAGCAGGGCAGCACCGCCACCATGGTGTTCGACGTGGCCACGCTGGTCAGCTACGTCAGCCGCTTCATGACGCTGCACCCCGGCGACCTGATCTGCACCGGCACGCCGCCGGGCGTGGGCATGGGCTTCAAGCCGCCGCGCTTCCTCAAGGCCGGCGACACCATGCGCCTGGGCATCGACGGCCTGGGCGAGCAGCGCCAGGGCGTGGTCGCCTACGGCGAACTCTGA
- a CDS encoding M20 aminoacylase family protein, with product MSEHAPELETLLERNTRNTPAPATDIPDGPPLQQALARHRRYCELGDTLDSRDELQAIRHRIHQNPELAFQELQTAELVASRLEAWGYEVTRGVGGTGVVGTLRSGEGGRSIGIRADMDALPIQELTGLPYASANAGRMHACGHDGHTTVLLGAARQLARTRRFRGTVHLIFQPAEEIGAGGGAERMLADGLFERFPCDAIFGLHNHPGVETGTFMFRTGPLMAACDTVVITIRGKGGHAARPHQSVDPILVAGSLVMALQSVVARNIDPNETAVVTIGTLHAGHAANVIPDSARMELSVRSFSPEVRAALESRIRQIVTAQAESYGASAEIDYQRGYPVLVNSEAETEFARQVAEELVGPDKVVAPCARVAGSEDFAYFLQQRPGCFVRLGNGVGKPLLHNAGYDFNDALLTVGAAYWTRLVERYLE from the coding sequence ATGTCGGAACACGCCCCCGAGCTCGAGACGCTTCTCGAGCGCAATACTCGCAACACCCCCGCCCCCGCCACCGATATCCCTGACGGTCCCCCGCTGCAGCAGGCCCTGGCGCGCCACCGCCGCTACTGCGAGCTGGGCGACACGCTCGACAGCCGCGACGAGCTGCAGGCCATCCGCCACCGCATCCACCAGAACCCGGAGCTGGCTTTCCAGGAACTGCAGACCGCCGAACTGGTGGCCAGCCGCCTGGAAGCCTGGGGCTACGAGGTGACACGCGGCGTCGGCGGCACCGGCGTGGTCGGCACCCTGCGCAGCGGCGAGGGCGGGCGCAGCATCGGCATCCGCGCCGACATGGATGCCCTGCCGATCCAGGAACTCACCGGGCTGCCCTACGCCAGCGCCAACGCGGGCCGCATGCACGCCTGCGGCCACGACGGCCACACCACCGTACTGCTGGGCGCGGCGCGCCAGCTGGCCCGCACGCGCCGCTTCCGCGGCACCGTGCACCTGATCTTCCAGCCCGCCGAGGAAATCGGCGCCGGCGGCGGCGCCGAACGGATGCTGGCCGACGGCCTGTTCGAGCGTTTTCCCTGCGATGCCATCTTCGGCCTGCACAACCATCCGGGGGTCGAGACCGGCACCTTCATGTTCCGCACCGGCCCGCTGATGGCCGCCTGCGACACCGTGGTCATCACCATCCGCGGCAAGGGCGGCCATGCCGCCCGCCCGCACCAGTCGGTCGACCCGATCCTGGTGGCCGGCAGCCTGGTGATGGCGCTGCAGTCCGTGGTGGCCCGCAATATCGATCCCAACGAAACCGCCGTGGTCACCATCGGCACGCTGCACGCCGGCCATGCCGCCAATGTGATTCCCGACAGCGCGCGCATGGAACTGAGCGTGCGCTCCTTCTCGCCCGAAGTGCGCGCCGCGCTCGAGAGCCGCATCCGCCAGATCGTCACGGCCCAGGCCGAAAGCTACGGCGCCAGCGCCGAGATCGATTACCAGCGTGGTTATCCGGTGCTGGTCAACAGCGAGGCCGAGACCGAATTCGCGCGCCAGGTGGCGGAGGAACTGGTCGGGCCGGACAAGGTGGTCGCGCCCTGCGCGCGCGTGGCCGGCAGTGAGGACTTTGCTTACTTCCTGCAGCAGCGGCCGGGGTGTTTCGTGCGGTTGGGGAATGGGGTGGGCAAGCCTTTGCTGCACAACGCGGGTTATGACTTCAATGATGCGTTGTTGACGGTGGGGGCGGCGTATTGGACGAGGTTGGTGGAGCGGTATCTGGAGTGA
- a CDS encoding AraC family transcriptional regulator codes for MTRPTRRLPPAPAPDPAALARADTYAETPAYVRYDRGPMPVTAMAADYLPGHVTKPHQHPHAQLIHAVHGVMVVSTGEGQWIVPPTRGMWMPGGTVHWIRMVGRVQMRTAYVRPDAAAGLPQGCTVLGISALLRELILAAIDIPATYAPDSRDGRLMRLLLDEVMLVPTLPLHLPRPADAGLRQICEAITATPDTALTLAQWGGRLGVDPKTIQRRFARETGMTFGQWRQQARLLAALERLAAGVKVVDVALDLGYESPSAFSTMFRRQFGVPPSGFFR; via the coding sequence ATGACCCGTCCCACCCGCCGCCTGCCGCCCGCCCCCGCCCCCGACCCGGCCGCCCTGGCCCGCGCCGACACCTACGCCGAAACCCCCGCCTACGTCCGCTACGACCGCGGCCCGATGCCGGTCACCGCCATGGCGGCCGACTACCTGCCCGGCCATGTGACCAAGCCGCACCAGCACCCCCATGCCCAGCTGATCCACGCCGTGCACGGCGTGATGGTGGTCTCCACCGGCGAAGGCCAATGGATCGTGCCGCCCACGCGCGGCATGTGGATGCCGGGCGGCACGGTGCACTGGATCCGCATGGTCGGCCGCGTGCAGATGCGCACCGCCTACGTGCGCCCCGATGCCGCGGCCGGCCTGCCGCAGGGCTGCACCGTGCTGGGCATCTCCGCCCTGCTGCGCGAACTGATCCTGGCCGCCATCGACATCCCCGCCACCTACGCGCCGGACTCGCGCGACGGGCGCCTGATGCGGCTGCTGCTCGACGAAGTGATGCTGGTGCCGACCCTGCCGCTGCACCTGCCGCGCCCCGCCGATGCCGGCCTGCGGCAGATCTGCGAAGCCATCACCGCCACGCCCGACACCGCGCTCACGCTGGCGCAGTGGGGCGGGCGGCTCGGCGTCGATCCCAAGACCATCCAGCGGCGCTTTGCGCGCGAGACCGGCATGACCTTCGGGCAGTGGCGCCAGCAGGCGCGGCTGCTGGCGGCGCTGGAGCGGCTGGCGGCCGGGGTCAAGGTGGTGGATGTGGCGTTGGATCTGGGTTATGAGAGTCCGAGTGCTTTTTCTACGATGTTCAGGAGGCAGTTCGGGGTGCCGCCTAGTGGGTTTTTTCGGTGA
- a CDS encoding MFS transporter, translated as MSTPAQSAPPGAAQPAQSAQSAHRAADAERTGFRVLSAISFAHFLNDMIQSLILAIYPMLKGGFNLSFAQIGLLTLTYQITASLLQPVVGLYTDRHPKPFSLAVGMGFTLCGLLLLSVAPTYGVLLVAAALVGTGSSIFHPESSRVARMASGGQHGLAQSIFQVGGNGGSATGPLLAAWIVHQQSNLAWFSLAALLAIAVLWQIGGWYARQLEHGARKRKAGAGTLAPLPTATVVRAMVVLMLLIFSKYFYMASLNTYYTFYLMEKFGLARESAQLYLFVFLFAVAAGTILGGPIGDRIGRKRVIWGSILGVAPFTLMLPHANLFWTGVLSFIIGFILASAFSAILVFAQELIPGKVGMVSGLFFGFAFGMGGIGAAVLGRLADAQGIESVYQLCAFLPLLGLLAVFLPDLRHRQGKA; from the coding sequence ATGTCCACGCCTGCCCAATCCGCGCCGCCGGGTGCGGCCCAGCCAGCCCAATCGGCCCAATCGGCCCATCGTGCCGCCGATGCCGAGCGTACCGGTTTCCGCGTCCTGTCGGCGATCAGCTTCGCCCACTTCCTCAACGACATGATCCAGTCGCTGATCCTGGCGATCTATCCCATGTTGAAGGGGGGCTTCAACCTGAGCTTCGCCCAGATCGGCCTGCTGACGCTGACCTACCAGATCACCGCCTCGCTGCTGCAGCCGGTGGTGGGCCTGTACACCGACCGCCATCCCAAGCCTTTCTCGCTGGCGGTGGGCATGGGCTTCACGCTGTGCGGCCTGCTGCTGCTGTCGGTGGCACCGACCTACGGCGTGCTGCTGGTGGCGGCCGCCCTGGTCGGGACCGGTTCCTCGATCTTCCATCCGGAGTCGTCGCGGGTGGCGCGCATGGCGTCGGGCGGGCAGCACGGGCTGGCGCAGTCGATCTTCCAGGTGGGCGGCAACGGTGGCAGCGCAACCGGGCCGCTGCTGGCGGCGTGGATCGTGCACCAGCAGTCGAACCTGGCCTGGTTCTCGCTGGCGGCGCTGCTGGCCATCGCGGTGCTGTGGCAGATCGGCGGCTGGTATGCGCGCCAGCTCGAGCACGGCGCGCGCAAGCGCAAGGCCGGCGCCGGCACGCTGGCGCCGCTGCCCACCGCCACGGTGGTGCGGGCGATGGTCGTGCTGATGCTGCTGATCTTCTCCAAGTACTTCTACATGGCGAGCCTGAACACCTACTACACCTTCTACCTGATGGAGAAGTTCGGGCTGGCGCGCGAGAGCGCGCAGCTCTACCTGTTCGTGTTCCTGTTCGCGGTGGCCGCCGGCACCATCCTGGGCGGCCCGATCGGCGACCGCATCGGCCGCAAGCGCGTGATCTGGGGCTCGATCCTGGGCGTGGCGCCGTTCACGCTGATGCTGCCGCATGCCAACCTGTTCTGGACCGGCGTGCTGTCCTTCATCATCGGCTTCATCCTGGCCTCGGCCTTCTCGGCCATCCTGGTGTTCGCGCAGGAGCTGATCCCGGGCAAGGTGGGCATGGTGTCCGGCCTGTTCTTCGGCTTCGCCTTCGGCATGGGCGGCATCGGCGCCGCGGTGCTGGGCCGGCTGGCCGATGCGCAGGGCATCGAGTCGGTCTACCAGCTGTGCGCCTTCCTGCCGCTGCTGGGGCTGCTGGCGGTGTTCCTGCCCGACCTGCGGCATCGGCAGGGCAAGGCCTGA
- a CDS encoding M20/M25/M40 family metallo-hydrolase, with protein MRPSSSPRLIHALRPAALAACAALCASLAAGAYAAPVEPAWQLSQQEKPALLDTLKDLVSIESGSKDLEGLDRIATLIRDRLAALGGDARLVEPGEVYRMEDTPQKVGKMVLAQFRGKGTRKIMLIAHMDTVYLRGMLAQQPFRIDGERAYGLGIADDKNGVAVILHTLAVLKKMNFQDYGTLTVLVNGDEEISSPGARAMLSRLGAEQDAVFSCEATRVNGDRLSLATSGIGAVELKVTGKASHAGGAPEQGRNALYELSHQVLQMRDLSDPASGLKVNWTIASAGTNRNVIPAIASAQADVRVLRTADYDALERKLQERIKNQLIPDTKVEVRFERRRPPLEATPASRALAAHAQTVYAEIGEKLAVFDTAEGGGTDAAFAAAATKAPVIERFGLRGFGAHSNDAEYVDLNSVAPRLYLLTRMIMDVSQDKTGR; from the coding sequence ATGCGCCCCTCGTCTTCCCCCCGCCTGATCCACGCCCTGCGCCCCGCCGCGCTGGCCGCCTGCGCCGCGCTGTGCGCCAGCCTCGCGGCCGGCGCCTACGCCGCGCCGGTGGAACCGGCCTGGCAGCTGTCGCAGCAGGAGAAGCCGGCCCTGCTCGATACGCTCAAGGACCTGGTCTCGATCGAGTCGGGCAGCAAGGACCTCGAAGGCCTGGATCGCATCGCCACCTTGATCCGCGACCGCCTGGCGGCGCTCGGCGGCGACGCCAGGCTGGTCGAGCCGGGCGAGGTCTACCGCATGGAAGACACGCCGCAGAAGGTCGGCAAGATGGTGCTGGCGCAGTTCCGCGGCAAGGGCACGCGCAAGATCATGCTGATCGCCCACATGGATACGGTCTACCTGCGCGGCATGCTGGCGCAGCAACCCTTCCGCATCGACGGCGAGCGCGCCTACGGGCTGGGCATCGCCGACGACAAGAACGGCGTGGCGGTGATCCTGCACACCCTGGCGGTGCTGAAGAAGATGAACTTCCAGGACTACGGCACGCTGACCGTGCTGGTCAACGGCGACGAGGAGATCAGCTCGCCCGGCGCGCGCGCCATGCTGAGCCGGCTCGGCGCCGAGCAGGACGCGGTGTTCTCGTGCGAGGCCACGCGCGTCAACGGCGACCGCCTGTCGCTGGCCACCAGCGGCATCGGCGCCGTCGAGCTCAAGGTGACGGGCAAGGCTTCGCACGCCGGCGGCGCGCCGGAGCAGGGCCGCAACGCGCTCTACGAACTGTCGCACCAGGTGCTGCAGATGCGCGACCTGTCCGACCCGGCGAGCGGGCTGAAGGTCAACTGGACCATCGCCTCGGCCGGCACCAACCGCAACGTGATCCCCGCCATCGCCAGCGCCCAGGCCGACGTGCGCGTGCTGCGCACGGCCGACTACGACGCGCTCGAGCGCAAGCTGCAGGAACGCATCAAGAACCAGTTGATCCCCGACACCAAGGTCGAGGTCAGGTTCGAGCGCCGCCGCCCGCCGCTGGAAGCCACGCCGGCCTCGCGCGCGCTGGCCGCGCACGCACAGACGGTCTATGCCGAGATCGGCGAGAAGCTGGCGGTGTTCGACACCGCCGAGGGCGGCGGCACCGACGCGGCCTTCGCCGCCGCCGCCACCAAGGCGCCGGTGATCGAGCGCTTCGGCCTGCGCGGCTTCGGCGCGCACTCGAACGATGCCGAGTACGTCGACCTCAACTCGGTGGCGCCGCGCCTCTACCTGCTGACGCGCATGATCATGGACGTGTCGCAGGACAAGACCGGGCGCTGA
- a CDS encoding MarR family winged helix-turn-helix transcriptional regulator: protein MATRSSKPSPAGPARRAAARRDGGAPAPHQPDPADRVDRILAQWARERPDLDASPMGVIGRLWRLDRHTDRAVEAALATAGLNGWEFDVLATLRRSGAPYALSPGALMESLMITSGTMTNRLDHLERAGLVRRSPNPDDRRGLRIELTPAGFERVDRALEIHVANEHRLLAGLAPAEREQLAGLLRRLLLSFEPPA from the coding sequence ATGGCCACACGCTCCAGCAAACCCTCCCCCGCCGGCCCCGCACGCCGCGCCGCCGCGCGCCGCGACGGCGGCGCACCTGCCCCCCACCAGCCCGACCCGGCCGACCGCGTCGACCGCATCCTGGCGCAATGGGCGCGCGAACGGCCCGACCTCGATGCCTCGCCGATGGGCGTGATCGGCCGCCTGTGGCGCCTCGACCGCCATACCGACCGCGCCGTCGAAGCCGCGCTGGCCACGGCGGGCCTGAACGGCTGGGAGTTCGACGTGCTCGCCACGCTGCGCCGCAGCGGCGCCCCTTACGCCTTGTCGCCGGGCGCGCTGATGGAATCGCTGATGATCACCTCGGGCACCATGACCAACCGGCTCGACCACCTGGAACGCGCCGGCCTGGTGCGCCGCAGCCCCAACCCGGACGACCGCCGCGGCCTGCGCATCGAACTGACGCCGGCCGGCTTCGAACGGGTGGACCGCGCGCTGGAGATCCACGTGGCCAACGAGCACCGCCTGCTGGCCGGCCTGGCGCCGGCCGAGCGCGAGCAGTTGGCCGGCTTGCTGCGGCGCCTGCTGCTGTCCTTCGAACCGCCGGCCTGA